In Halanaerobiaceae bacterium ANBcell28, the following are encoded in one genomic region:
- the pepF gene encoding oligoendopeptidase F, with amino-acid sequence MAKELPSRNEVDDQHKWNLESIYKSDEEWEKDFNKVKEMLKEVENYKSQLVSSSEKLYEGIELILKIEELVSRLYAYSHMRHDEDTGNQTYQGINNRAQSLYNEVNSAISFMVPEIVSLSKEDMEKYLEEKEELQLYRHLLENIMRKKDHFLSAQEEKLLAMAGDLAQGPGNIFGILNNADLTFPTIEDGEGEEVRITHGRYIEYMQNKDRRVREDAFKALYSKYDEFENTFASTLNTSVKSHIFYARARNYNSALEAALDNDNVPVDVYNNLISTVRDNIDAMYQYVSIRKKALELDNLHMYDVYVPLVKNLDLKIPYSEAKETVLKGVAPLGEEYSSIMQKGYDSGWIDVYENKGKRSGAYSSGTYGVHPYVLLNHTDNLDSMFTLAHEMGHALHTYYSNENQPFVYADYKIFVAEVASTLNEILLLHYLLENTDDELKKKYLINHYLEQFRGTVFRQTMFAEFEKIIHEEAEKGTPLTAECLKEIYRQLNIDYFGSDIKIDDQIDLEWARIPHFYYNFYVYKYATGFSAATTLANKILDEGEGAVKRYIDFLKSGDSDYPLNVLKTAGVDMTSPDPIKAAIDTFKDFLSKFEELL; translated from the coding sequence ATGGCTAAAGAATTACCATCTAGAAACGAAGTTGATGATCAACATAAGTGGAATTTAGAAAGTATCTATAAATCTGATGAAGAATGGGAAAAAGATTTTAATAAAGTTAAAGAAATGTTAAAGGAAGTAGAAAACTATAAAAGTCAATTAGTTTCTTCTAGTGAGAAATTGTATGAGGGGATTGAACTAATTTTAAAAATCGAAGAGCTTGTATCAAGACTATATGCTTATTCCCACATGAGACATGATGAGGATACAGGGAACCAAACTTATCAGGGAATAAATAACAGAGCACAAAGTCTTTATAATGAAGTTAATAGTGCTATTTCTTTTATGGTACCAGAAATAGTATCCCTTTCGAAAGAAGATATGGAGAAGTATTTAGAAGAAAAAGAAGAATTGCAATTATATCGTCATTTATTGGAAAATATAATGAGAAAAAAAGATCACTTTTTAAGTGCTCAAGAAGAAAAACTATTAGCTATGGCCGGGGATCTTGCACAGGGTCCAGGTAATATTTTCGGCATACTTAATAATGCTGACCTTACTTTCCCGACAATTGAAGATGGAGAAGGAGAAGAAGTCAGAATTACCCATGGTCGCTATATTGAATATATGCAAAATAAGGATAGAAGGGTTCGTGAAGACGCCTTTAAAGCTTTATACAGTAAATATGATGAATTTGAAAATACCTTTGCTAGTACATTAAATACTTCAGTTAAGAGCCATATTTTTTATGCTAGAGCCAGAAACTATAATTCTGCATTAGAAGCAGCTCTTGATAATGATAATGTACCAGTAGATGTCTATAATAATCTGATTTCCACAGTGAGAGATAATATTGATGCAATGTATCAATATGTATCTATTCGTAAAAAGGCTTTAGAGCTTGATAATTTACATATGTATGATGTTTACGTACCACTGGTAAAAAATCTTGATCTTAAAATTCCTTACTCTGAAGCAAAAGAAACAGTATTGAAAGGAGTTGCTCCTTTAGGTGAGGAATATTCAAGTATTATGCAAAAAGGGTATGATTCTGGCTGGATAGATGTATATGAAAATAAAGGAAAAAGATCTGGCGCATATTCTTCTGGAACCTATGGTGTTCATCCTTATGTCTTATTAAATCATACAGACAATCTTGATAGCATGTTTACTTTGGCTCACGAAATGGGTCATGCCTTACATACATATTATTCAAATGAAAATCAACCTTTTGTTTATGCGGATTATAAGATTTTTGTTGCTGAAGTTGCTTCAACTTTAAATGAAATTTTACTATTGCATTATTTACTTGAAAATACTGATGATGAATTGAAAAAGAAATATTTAATTAATCATTATTTAGAGCAATTTAGGGGAACAGTTTTCCGTCAAACCATGTTTGCTGAATTTGAAAAAATCATCCATGAAGAAGCAGAGAAAGGGACACCATTAACAGCTGAATGTTTAAAAGAAATTTATCGCCAATTAAACATTGATTATTTTGGTTCAGATATCAAAATTGATGATCAAATAGATCTAGAGTGGGCACGTATCCCTCATTTCTATTACAATTTTTATGTTTATAAATATGCTACAGGTTTTTCTGCTGCTACTACACTTGCTAATA